The following coding sequences lie in one Arachis ipaensis cultivar K30076 chromosome B03, Araip1.1, whole genome shotgun sequence genomic window:
- the LOC107632026 gene encoding probable LRR receptor-like serine/threonine-protein kinase At1g67720 isoform X2 — protein MLSCFTSMDLFSLFLSIILLMLTPLSVSQLEEFVSIDCGGKSNYTDGSTGLSWISDSDKMHHGTPVEVEDAPNGGTMVQYRTRRDFPIDSKKQCYTLSTVERRRYLVRATFQYGMLKNGGTYPQFQLYLDATKWATISIYDAKRVYIEEMIIRAPTNSIDVCMCCATTGSPFISTLELRPLNLSMYATDYEDNYYLKVAARINFGAPSEASLRYPDDPYDRIWDSDLARRQNFLVGVAPGTERISTTRNIDIGTREYPPVRVMQTAVVGTKGVLSYRLNLEDFPANARAYAYFAEIEDLGKNEVRKFKLKQPYIPDYSNAVVNIAENVNGSYILYEPSYMNVSLDFVLSFNFVATPDSTRGPLLNAMEISKYVRIASKTDRQDSTVVNALRSASAESLQMNEGDPCVPTPWEWINCSATTPPRISKIVLSRRNLTGEIPPELNNMDALTELWLDGNSLTGTLPDMSNLINLKIVHLENNKLTGPLPSYLGSLPSLQALFIQNNSFSGEIPARLISGKFVFNYDGNIGLHRGSKKHFKLILGISIGVLAILLLLFIGVSAHKSTKPSTAYSLVRGNLTDEGTTCYIALSDLKEATDDFSKKIGKGSFGSVYYGRMKDGKEVAVKTMTDSSSHGNRQFVNEVALLSRIHHRNLVPLIGYCEEEYQHILVYEYMHNGTLRDHLHEPSKQKNLDWLSRLRIAEDAAKGLEYLHRGCNPSIIHRDVKTSNILLDINMRAKVSDFGLSRLAEEDLTHISSIARGTIGYLDPEYYANQQLTEKSDVYSFGVVLLELISGRKPVSPEDYGDDMNIVHWARPLIRKGDVMRMIDPCIAGNAKIESIWRVVEIAMQCVQQHGASRPRMQEVILAIQDATKIEIEAQNKLKSTSSSSTSGKPQSSRKTLLTSFLEIESPDSSSGCIPSAR, from the exons ATGTTGTCTTGCTTTACCTCTATGGATTTATTTTCTCTCTTCCTGAGTATAATACTTCTTATGCTGACTCCACTTTCTGTTTCACAACTTGAAG AATTTGTTAGCATTGATTGTGGAGGGAAAAGTAACTACACTGATGGAAGCACAGGGTTGTCATGGATTTCAGACTCTGACAAGATGCACCATGGAACTCCagtggaagtagaagatgctCCAAATGGAGGAACCATGGTTCAGTATCGAACGCGCCGAGACTTTCCCATTGACAGCAAGAAACAATGTTACACACTAAGCACAGTTGAGAGAAGAAGGTATCTTGTTAGAGCAACATTTCAATATGGAATGCTGAAAAATGGAGGCACATACCCTCAGTTTCAGCTCTATTTGGATGCAACAAAATGGGCCACTATCTCTATATATGATGCTAAAAGAGTGTATATTGAAGAAATGATTATAAGGGCACCCACAAATTCCATTGATGTTTGCATGTGTTGTGCCACAACTggttctccttttatatctactCTTGAGCTTAGACCCTTGAATCTTTCTATGTATGCCACTGATTATGAGGATAACTACTACTTGAAAGTAGCTGCAAGAATCAATTTTGGTGCTCCAAGTGAGGCATCTCTCAG GTACCCGGATGATCCATATGATAGAATTTGGGATTCTGATCTAGCTAGAAGGCAAAATTTTCTTGTAGGGGTGGCACCCGGAACAGAGAGAATTAGTACTACAAGGAACATAGATATAGGGACAAGAGAGTATCCGCCTGTTAGAGTTATGCAAACTGCAGTTGTTGGCACAAAAGGAGTACTTAGCTATAgattgaatttagaggatttccCTGCCAATGCTCGCGCATACGCGTATTTCGCAGAAATTGAAGATCTTGGTAAAAATGAGGTTCGAAAATTCAAGTTGAAGCAGCCTTATATACCTGACTATAGCAATGCAGTTGTTAACATTGCTGAGAATGTCAATGGTAGCTACATTCTTTATGAACCAAGTTACATGAATGTGAGTCTGGATTTTGTTCTGTCATTCAACTTTGTTGCAACCCCGGATTCTACTCGAGGACCTCTCCTTAATGCAATGGAAATAAGCAAATATGTACGGATTGCTTCAAAGACTGACAGGCAAGATT CAACTGTTGTAAATGCATTGCGATCGGCGTCTGCTGAAAGTTTGCAAATGAATGAAGGTGATCCTTGTGTTCCAACTCCCTGGGAGTGGATAAATTGCAGTGCCACTACACCTCCAAGAATTTCAAAAAT AGTTCTATCAAGAAGGAATTTGACAGGTGAAATCCCACCTGAACTGAATAACATGGATGCTTTGACAGAGTT GTGGTTAGATGGAAACTCACTTACAGGAACACTACCTGACATGAGCAATCTTATAAATCTAAAGATTGT CCATTTAGAAAACAACAAATTGACTGGTCCTCTACCATCTTACCTGGGTAGTTTGCCAAGTTTACAAGCACT GTTCATACAGAATAATTCCTTTAGTGGGGAAATACCAGCAAGATTAATATCTGGAAAATTTGTTTTCAA CTATGATGGAAATATTGGACTACATAGAGGGAGCAAGAAGCATTTCAAGTTGATACTTGGAATTTCAATTGGAGTACTAGCAATTCTATTACTATTGTTCATAG GTGTTTCTGCACACAAAAGCACTAAACCTTCAACTGCATATTCATTGGTTCGAGGAAATTTAACGGATGAAGGTACCACTTGCTATATAGCACTCTCAGATTTGAAAGAAGCTACTGATGATTTTTCGAAGAAAATTGGCAAAGGAAGCTTTGGATCTGTTTATTATGGGAGAATGAAAGATGGAAAAGAGGTTGCAGTTAAGACTATGACTGATTCATCCAGCCATGGGAACCGCCAATTTGTTAATGAG GTAGCCCTCTTATCAAGAATTCATCACAGGAACTTGGTTCCTCTGATTGGATACTGTGAAGAAGAATATCAGCATATTCTGGTTTATGAGTATATGCACAATGGCACTTTAAGGGATCACCTTCATG AACCTTCCAAGCAAAAGAACTTAGACTGGCTAAGTCGACTTCGAATTGCAGAAGATGCAGCCAAAG GTCTTGAATACTTGCACAGAGGATGCAATCCCAGCATCATTCACCGAGATGTAAAGACCAGCAATATTCTTTTAGACATCAATATGAGAGCAAAAGTGTCAGATTTTGGACTCTCTAGGCTAGCCGAAGAAGATTTAACTCACATATCAAGCATTGCAAGGGGAACCATAGGTTACCTCGATCCTGA GTACTATGCAAATCAACAGTTGACAGAAAAGAGTGATGTGTATAGTTTTGGAGTTGTTCTTCTAGAACTGATATCTGGAAGAAAGCCTGTGTCACCAGAAGATTATGGTGATGATATGAATATTGTTCACTGG GCAAGACCTTTAATCCGAAAAGGCGATGTGATGAGGATGATTGACCCTTGTATAGCAGGGAATGCGAAGATTGAATCCATTTGGAGGGTTGTTGAGATTGCAATGCAATGTGTGCAACAGCATGGTGCATCAAGGCCAAGGATGCAAGAAGTCATTTTGGCTATACAAGATGCTACCAAGATTGAAatagaagcacaaaataagctaaaatcaacatcatcatcatcaacttcAGGAAAACCACAGTCTTCTAGGAAAACTTTACTCACAAGCTTTCTTGAAATTGAGAGTCCTGACTCCTCAAGTGGCTGCATCCCATCAGCAAGATAA